A genomic region of Desulfosarcina ovata subsp. ovata contains the following coding sequences:
- a CDS encoding ABC transporter ATP-binding protein — protein MSLLEINNIDVFYGQVQVLHDLSLSIDDDEIVVIIGANSAGKSTLIRTLSGQNPVAAGHIRFGGQAIENRPSHEIVEAGIVQIPEGRRLFPFMTVEENLMLGAYNSRAMPELKQTLQEVLELFPRLAERRHQLARTMSGGEQQMVAIARGLMAKPKLLMFDEPSLGLAPLLVKEVFNIIPKVREQKIPVLLVEQNVKQSLALCDRGYVLENGRMVIQGSGEELLRNKDIKKAYLGA, from the coding sequence ATGTCGCTGCTTGAGATCAACAACATCGATGTGTTTTACGGGCAGGTCCAGGTCCTGCACGACTTGTCCCTCAGCATCGATGACGATGAAATCGTCGTGATCATCGGGGCCAACAGTGCCGGCAAGAGCACGCTGATTAGAACCTTGTCCGGCCAGAACCCGGTGGCTGCCGGTCATATCCGCTTTGGCGGTCAGGCCATCGAAAACCGGCCGTCGCACGAGATCGTGGAAGCCGGAATCGTCCAGATTCCCGAGGGACGACGCCTCTTCCCGTTCATGACCGTGGAAGAGAACCTCATGCTCGGCGCCTACAACTCCAGGGCCATGCCGGAACTGAAACAGACCCTGCAAGAGGTCCTGGAGCTGTTCCCCCGGCTTGCCGAAAGACGGCATCAACTTGCCCGGACGATGAGCGGCGGGGAACAGCAGATGGTGGCCATTGCCCGGGGGTTGATGGCCAAACCGAAACTGCTGATGTTCGACGAGCCTTCCCTGGGCCTGGCGCCCCTTCTGGTCAAGGAAGTCTTCAACATCATCCCCAAGGTGCGTGAGCAGAAGATTCCGGTGCTTCTGGTCGAGCAGAACGTCAAGCAGTCCCTGGCACTTTGCGACCGGGGGTACGTGCTGGAAAACGGCAGGATGGTCATCCAGGGCAGCGGCGAGGAACTGCTCAGGAACAAGGATATTAAAAAGGCTTACCTGGGGGCTTGA
- a CDS encoding ABC transporter substrate-binding protein has translation MQKVMKFSSTLLLAAAMVMAAFSIGSAQTGEINVGILLPLSGPAAPIGVNSLNGHKMAVEEINASGGIPTLDGATIKLVVADSGGDPKNGLTQAERLITQDNVVTIMGAFQSSVTYPSTQVAEKYEIPYIVPSSYKPEITERGFKYTFRLCLTTDLAGREQIEFIDRMGKLSGKTVKTLGLLYENSDWGVSSAALWKKYAEKYGFEVVMDEAYPANSATLDPVVRKIKRHKPDALLFASYTSDAILLAKGVAQQKINPMVYMGTAGGHADPVFIQNVKDASNYYFDMAETSPDIDLPIARETNAKYKKLYGEDMSDDCIKCYTATYVLAKAIEIAGTTNPKDIRRVLANIKMIPGQKGIITPYGVEFDEKGQNKHARGVFVQTLNQKRVVVYPSELALPGANIVWPTPTWQER, from the coding sequence ATGCAAAAAGTTATGAAATTTTCGTCAACACTATTATTGGCAGCGGCAATGGTAATGGCTGCTTTCTCCATCGGTTCCGCCCAGACCGGCGAAATCAACGTCGGCATCCTGCTGCCCTTGAGCGGACCGGCCGCGCCTATCGGCGTCAATTCTCTCAACGGGCATAAGATGGCGGTTGAGGAGATCAACGCCAGCGGCGGGATACCCACCCTTGACGGTGCCACCATCAAACTGGTCGTCGCCGATAGCGGCGGAGATCCCAAAAACGGGCTGACCCAGGCCGAACGCCTGATTACTCAGGATAACGTGGTCACCATCATGGGAGCGTTCCAGAGCAGTGTTACCTATCCGAGCACTCAGGTTGCCGAGAAGTACGAAATCCCTTACATCGTTCCCTCCTCCTATAAGCCTGAGATTACCGAAAGGGGCTTCAAGTACACCTTTCGGCTTTGCCTTACCACCGACCTTGCCGGCCGGGAACAGATCGAGTTTATTGATCGCATGGGCAAGCTGTCCGGGAAAACGGTCAAAACCCTCGGCCTGCTGTATGAAAATTCCGACTGGGGGGTTTCCTCTGCGGCCTTGTGGAAAAAATATGCCGAGAAGTACGGGTTTGAGGTCGTCATGGACGAAGCCTATCCGGCCAACTCCGCCACCCTCGACCCGGTGGTCCGCAAGATCAAGCGCCACAAACCCGATGCCCTGCTGTTCGCCTCGTACACCTCGGACGCCATTTTGCTGGCCAAGGGCGTCGCCCAGCAGAAAATCAACCCCATGGTATACATGGGCACTGCCGGCGGTCATGCCGATCCGGTATTCATCCAGAACGTCAAGGATGCCTCCAATTACTACTTCGACATGGCTGAAACCTCCCCGGATATTGACCTGCCCATCGCCCGTGAGACCAACGCCAAGTATAAAAAGCTCTACGGCGAGGACATGAGCGACGACTGTATCAAATGCTATACCGCCACCTATGTTTTGGCCAAGGCCATTGAGATCGCCGGAACCACGAATCCCAAGGATATCCGCCGGGTGCTGGCCAACATCAAAATGATCCCCGGGCAAAAAGGCATTATTACGCCCTATGGGGTCGAGTTCGATGAGAAGGGGCAGAATAAACACGCCCGGGGTGTGTTTGTGCAGACCCTGAACCAGAAGCGGGTGGTGGTTTACCCCTCCGAGCTTGCCCTGCCGGGAGCCAATATCGTATGGCCGACGCCCACGTGGCAGGAGCGGTAA
- a CDS encoding ABC transporter ATP-binding protein, with protein MSVLEIQSLSKSFGGLMAVSKFDLTIEAGQTIGLIGPNGAGKTTIFNLITGAYTPSEGTIRFEGQEISGLKPWDICLKGIGRTFQVVRPFLNRSVLYNVMVGAFSRCESKARAKAEALDVLAFTGMLAKKDMPAKGLTIPDRKRLEIARALATRPKLLLLDEVMAGLNDTETREAIELVHRMLEEKKIAILIIEHVMEVIMSLSDRIAVLHHGQKIAEGTPDQVARDPKVIEAYLGDEYVAA; from the coding sequence ATGAGCGTGTTGGAAATTCAATCCTTATCAAAATCGTTTGGTGGCCTGATGGCGGTCAGCAAGTTCGATCTGACCATTGAGGCGGGGCAGACCATCGGGCTGATCGGACCCAATGGCGCCGGAAAGACGACCATTTTTAACCTGATCACCGGTGCCTATACGCCGAGTGAGGGAACCATCCGCTTCGAGGGCCAGGAAATCAGCGGTCTGAAACCATGGGATATCTGCCTCAAGGGGATCGGACGAACGTTCCAGGTGGTGCGGCCATTTTTGAACCGTTCGGTGCTTTACAACGTCATGGTCGGTGCCTTTTCCCGGTGCGAGTCGAAGGCCCGGGCAAAAGCGGAGGCTCTCGACGTGCTGGCCTTCACCGGCATGCTGGCAAAAAAGGATATGCCGGCCAAAGGGCTGACCATTCCGGACCGCAAACGCCTGGAGATCGCCCGGGCGCTGGCGACCCGTCCGAAGCTGCTTTTGCTCGATGAAGTGATGGCCGGTCTCAATGACACCGAGACCCGGGAGGCCATCGAGCTGGTCCACCGGATGCTGGAAGAGAAGAAGATCGCCATTTTGATCATCGAGCACGTCATGGAGGTGATCATGTCGCTTTCGGATCGCATCGCGGTGCTGCATCACGGACAGAAGATCGCCGAAGGGACGCCCGACCAGGTGGCCAGGGATCCCAAGGTCATCGAAGCTTACTTGGGAGATGAATATGTCGCTGCTTGA
- the torT gene encoding TMAO reductase system periplasmic protein TorT, with translation MRRLSFVYCIVILSISFMVTNLTTVTAEAWSNFKVYNFDSGKPVKVDISPAEKASKPWKLYALLPHMKDGYWVSVNYGLVEEAKRLGVKLTILQAGGYSEMAKQVNQYDDCLSTNPDAILIAPIAESGLAAKIEKTAKTGLVQIGFVNPIKTAPVTSKIFVDYATKGRQTGEYLAKLFVERKGKVVAFPGPQGSGWAEAYLNGFHEALEGSTVDILADKFGPAGVAESLILVEDSLQAYPQMNAIWGGAPAAEAAIGAVEEAGKEKDMVIISSYENQTMVDFLKEDKITAFATEFPVMQGRIAVSMAVKALEKKKIPAYMEIIPQMATMDNIEDIDLTTVLAPPGYRPVFSVD, from the coding sequence ATGAGAAGACTAAGTTTTGTGTATTGTATTGTTATTCTGTCGATCAGTTTTATGGTGACCAATTTAACAACTGTTACAGCGGAGGCTTGGTCAAATTTCAAAGTTTATAATTTCGATAGCGGCAAGCCCGTAAAGGTTGATATCAGTCCAGCTGAAAAAGCAAGCAAGCCGTGGAAATTATATGCGTTACTTCCCCACATGAAGGATGGCTATTGGGTTTCTGTCAATTACGGACTGGTTGAGGAAGCAAAACGTCTGGGTGTAAAATTGACGATACTTCAAGCCGGCGGCTATAGCGAAATGGCAAAGCAAGTAAATCAATATGATGATTGTTTGTCTACTAACCCAGATGCAATTCTTATCGCTCCGATCGCGGAGTCTGGACTTGCAGCTAAAATAGAAAAAACAGCAAAGACTGGATTGGTACAGATAGGTTTTGTGAATCCGATAAAAACAGCGCCAGTGACCTCTAAAATATTTGTTGATTATGCTACCAAAGGCCGACAGACAGGTGAATATTTAGCCAAGCTTTTTGTTGAAAGAAAAGGGAAAGTTGTCGCATTTCCTGGCCCTCAGGGTTCAGGATGGGCCGAGGCGTATTTAAACGGGTTCCATGAAGCGCTTGAAGGCAGTACGGTGGACATTTTGGCAGATAAATTCGGCCCGGCTGGTGTAGCGGAATCATTGATACTTGTAGAAGATTCGTTACAAGCATACCCACAGATGAATGCAATTTGGGGTGGAGCGCCAGCGGCAGAAGCCGCTATTGGCGCGGTGGAGGAAGCGGGTAAAGAAAAAGATATGGTTATCATTTCATCTTATGAAAATCAAACAATGGTGGACTTTTTAAAAGAAGATAAAATCACAGCATTTGCTACAGAGTTTCCCGTTATGCAAGGAAGAATAGCGGTCAGTATGGCTGTTAAGGCCTTGGAGAAAAAGAAGATCCCAGCATATATGGAAATTATCCCACAGATGGCCACCATGGATAATATAGAGGATATTGATTTGACGACTGTTTTAGCTCCACCAGGATATAGGCCGGTATTTTCGGTGGATTGA
- the ucpA gene encoding SDR family oxidoreductase UcpA, whose protein sequence is MGKLSGKVAIVTGAAMGNGEGMARVMARHGAHVALWDRSDSVFATARAMQDEGLSAKPYKVDVTRFEACCEATDAILQANGRIDILCNNAGVARLANFLEMDDNLRDFHFSVNIIGGWNATKAVLPSMKARRYGKIVNMSSVTGPMVVDEGMSAYATSKAAIIGFTKALARDMAKYGINVNAICPGYILTPMVEHTARESNPSDPQRVIAGIAAGVPLGRLGTPAEIGELAAFLASDEASYITGTQIVIDGGSTLPETMTVGA, encoded by the coding sequence ATGGGAAAATTATCTGGGAAAGTGGCCATTGTTACCGGCGCGGCAATGGGCAACGGCGAGGGCATGGCCCGGGTGATGGCCCGGCACGGCGCCCATGTCGCCTTATGGGACCGGTCAGACAGCGTGTTTGCCACGGCCCGGGCCATGCAGGATGAAGGCCTGTCGGCAAAACCATACAAGGTGGATGTCACCCGGTTTGAGGCCTGTTGTGAGGCGACCGATGCGATCCTCCAGGCCAACGGGCGGATCGACATCCTCTGCAACAATGCCGGTGTGGCCCGGCTGGCCAATTTTCTAGAAATGGACGACAATCTGCGGGACTTTCATTTCAGCGTCAATATCATCGGGGGCTGGAACGCCACCAAGGCCGTGTTGCCATCCATGAAGGCGCGCCGCTACGGAAAGATTGTCAATATGTCTTCGGTAACCGGACCCATGGTCGTCGATGAAGGGATGAGCGCCTATGCGACCTCCAAGGCGGCGATTATCGGATTTACCAAGGCCCTGGCCCGAGACATGGCGAAATACGGTATTAATGTCAACGCCATCTGCCCGGGATATATTCTTACCCCCATGGTGGAACATACGGCCCGTGAATCCAATCCTTCCGATCCGCAACGCGTGATTGCGGGCATTGCCGCCGGCGTTCCCCTGGGGCGTCTGGGTACACCGGCCGAAATCGGAGAACTGGCCGCGTTTCTTGCCAGTGACGAAGCCAGCTATATTACCGGGACCCAGATTGTCATTGACGGCGGCAGTACCCTGCCGGAAACGATGACAGTGGGTGCATGA
- a CDS encoding ATP-NAD kinase family protein produces the protein MPLHTTLKRPGYGESRERMRKLGVIVNPIAGMGGRVGLKGSDGEETLRRARARGARPDASRRATQALKAIGSLKTTIRVIACAGEMGADACHDAGIPATVTGTIQAGRTRAADTQAAARQMLSMGVDLLMFAGGDGTARDICKAVGERVPVIGVPAGVKIHSGVFAVTPRSAGYVAGEFLEKPAMGCRSAEVMDIDEDAFRLGRVVAKLYGTLCVPQSGVHIQSVKTGGIRSEKAVLRQISQCVIDTMDRSDSYFIIGPGTTTRSIMEMLGLDNTLLGVDVVQHRRLIAKDVGEDRLVELVKTKPAKIVVTMIGGQGHLFGRGNQQISPAVIRTVGKQNIIIVGTPEKLLGLKGKPLLVDTGDAALDRELEGYVRVVTGIDNTTIYRVGLAYGEGGDQPLP, from the coding sequence ATGCCTCTGCACACGACATTGAAACGGCCCGGGTATGGGGAAAGCCGTGAACGCATGCGCAAATTGGGTGTTATCGTAAATCCGATTGCCGGGATGGGCGGTCGGGTCGGGCTGAAAGGCAGTGATGGCGAAGAGACGTTGCGTCGTGCCCGGGCACGCGGTGCGCGGCCGGATGCTTCACGCCGGGCAACGCAGGCCTTGAAAGCCATCGGTTCTCTCAAAACGACGATCCGGGTGATCGCCTGCGCCGGTGAAATGGGCGCCGATGCATGCCATGATGCAGGCATCCCGGCGACCGTCACCGGCACGATACAGGCAGGCCGGACAAGGGCCGCCGATACGCAGGCCGCAGCCCGGCAGATGCTGTCAATGGGCGTCGATCTGCTCATGTTTGCCGGTGGCGATGGTACTGCCCGCGATATCTGCAAGGCGGTCGGGGAACGGGTACCGGTGATCGGGGTGCCGGCAGGCGTCAAGATTCATTCCGGCGTATTTGCCGTAACGCCCAGAAGTGCCGGCTACGTGGCAGGGGAATTCCTGGAAAAACCGGCAATGGGGTGCCGCAGTGCCGAAGTGATGGATATAGACGAAGACGCGTTCCGGTTGGGCCGGGTGGTGGCCAAGCTATACGGGACCCTTTGCGTGCCGCAATCCGGAGTTCATATCCAGAGCGTTAAGACCGGCGGGATTCGATCCGAAAAGGCCGTCCTGCGGCAAATATCCCAATGCGTGATTGACACCATGGACCGGTCGGACAGCTACTTCATTATCGGTCCGGGGACCACAACCCGATCCATCATGGAGATGCTGGGACTAGACAATACCCTTTTGGGTGTGGATGTCGTTCAGCATCGACGCCTGATTGCCAAAGATGTGGGGGAAGACCGCCTGGTTGAGCTGGTGAAAACAAAACCGGCAAAAATCGTGGTGACGATGATCGGCGGGCAGGGGCATCTCTTCGGGCGTGGAAATCAGCAGATCAGCCCGGCAGTCATCCGCACGGTGGGCAAGCAAAATATCATCATCGTCGGCACCCCGGAGAAACTGCTCGGCCTGAAGGGGAAACCCTTGCTGGTGGACACCGGCGATGCCGCTCTGGATCGGGAACTGGAAGGCTATGTGCGGGTGGTCACGGGAATCGACAATACTACCATCTACCGGGTCGGCCTGGCATATGGGGAAGGAGGTGATCAACCGCTTCCGTGA
- a CDS encoding branched-chain amino acid ABC transporter permease has product MEYFLEVLINGVLTGGLYGVTAIGLTLIFGVIKVINFAHGTYLMIAMYAAYGVCVGFGMDPYLSMILIVPFSFAVGYVSQVVFVTPCLKAEKDVREPVSVLLLTAGLWIFVNNLFLMLFGANFRSLQTPYSGAVFEIGNMMISRTLLYAFCFSVLTTALLTVFLKKTNMGRAIRAVGQDREAAGLMGINIFKVYNVAFGIGIATLGVAGAIIIPMFYVHPFAGDVYDMRDFVIVVLGGLGSVPGALLGGIIVGVVESFAGEYLNMSWAAGIIYIIFLLTLFLRPQGIFGFEKDS; this is encoded by the coding sequence ATGGAATATTTTTTGGAAGTTCTCATCAACGGAGTCCTGACCGGTGGGTTGTACGGAGTGACCGCCATTGGCTTGACCCTGATTTTTGGCGTGATCAAGGTGATCAATTTCGCCCATGGCACCTACCTGATGATCGCCATGTATGCCGCCTACGGCGTCTGTGTCGGGTTCGGCATGGATCCCTATCTGTCGATGATCCTTATTGTTCCATTTTCTTTTGCGGTCGGTTACGTCTCCCAGGTGGTTTTCGTGACCCCCTGTCTCAAAGCCGAAAAGGATGTGCGCGAGCCGGTCAGCGTGCTGCTTCTGACCGCCGGTCTGTGGATCTTCGTCAACAATCTTTTCCTGATGCTGTTCGGTGCGAATTTCCGCTCGCTTCAGACCCCGTACAGCGGCGCCGTGTTTGAAATCGGCAATATGATGATCAGCCGGACGCTGTTGTATGCGTTCTGTTTCAGCGTCCTGACCACGGCCCTGCTAACCGTTTTCCTGAAAAAAACCAATATGGGGCGGGCGATCCGTGCTGTGGGCCAGGACCGCGAAGCCGCCGGACTGATGGGGATCAACATCTTCAAGGTTTACAATGTGGCCTTCGGCATCGGTATCGCCACCCTCGGTGTGGCCGGTGCCATCATCATTCCGATGTTTTATGTGCATCCCTTTGCCGGCGATGTGTATGACATGCGTGATTTTGTGATTGTTGTCCTGGGGGGGCTGGGCAGCGTTCCGGGCGCGCTTCTCGGCGGCATTATTGTCGGTGTGGTGGAGTCCTTTGCCGGTGAGTATCTGAATATGTCCTGGGCGGCGGGGATTATCTATATCATCTTCCTGCTGACCCTGTTTTTGCGTCCCCAGGGAATATTCGGCTTCGAGAAAGACTCGTGA
- the gcvPB gene encoding aminomethyl-transferring glycine dehydrogenase subunit GcvPB, protein MQVGHKRRLRDFHQARWDEELIFELSVPGERGVLVPEAEEKIRRVAGDGISTIPAHLRRKTPPALPEVNQPRIVRHYTRLSQETLGVDVTPDISLATCTMKYSPKVQEHVVSRHPGITQVHPLQDEDTLQGILEIYYQLEQFLKAISGMDHFSFQPGGGAQAIFTNASVMRAYHASRGESQRDEVITTIFSHPANPAAAATAGYKVVTLMPDERGLPSLEAMRAALSERTAGFLITNPEDTGIYNFNIDKYVQAAHDAGALCAYDQANANAVLGIARARECGFDLCHFNLHKTFSAPHGCMGPALGAAGVTEALEKFLPVPRVTYDGKTYHLDDDRPHSIGRVRSFIGNVPVALKAYAWIRQLGGEGLREVARCSVLNSNYLEKEVRRIPGVTVHYAEGRRRLEQVRFSWETLKEETGVGTEDIKRRIADFGLQHYWTSHHPWVVPEPFTLEPCESYSKADIDEYAAVLAKIAQEAYNDPEFVKNAPYRSTVHKIPDQYIDEADRIAITWRQYLKKGLNRVPHEGDE, encoded by the coding sequence ATGCAAGTCGGACACAAGAGACGGCTGCGAGATTTCCACCAAGCGCGTTGGGATGAGGAACTTATTTTTGAGCTCAGCGTCCCCGGGGAGCGCGGCGTCCTTGTGCCTGAGGCCGAAGAGAAGATCCGGAGGGTTGCAGGCGATGGAATCTCAACGATTCCGGCCCACTTGAGACGCAAGACACCGCCGGCCCTGCCCGAAGTCAATCAGCCGCGAATCGTGAGGCACTATACCCGCTTATCCCAGGAGACACTGGGCGTGGACGTGACACCGGATATCAGCCTGGCGACCTGTACAATGAAGTACAGCCCCAAAGTTCAGGAGCACGTGGTGTCGCGCCATCCCGGAATCACCCAGGTTCATCCCCTGCAGGATGAAGATACGCTACAGGGCATCCTGGAAATATACTACCAGCTGGAGCAGTTTCTGAAGGCGATTTCCGGGATGGACCATTTCTCTTTTCAGCCCGGGGGCGGCGCCCAGGCAATCTTTACCAATGCGTCGGTCATGCGGGCCTACCATGCCTCACGGGGAGAGTCTCAGCGTGACGAGGTGATTACAACCATTTTTTCTCATCCGGCCAACCCGGCCGCTGCGGCAACCGCCGGGTACAAGGTTGTGACATTGATGCCGGACGAACGGGGGCTGCCCAGTCTGGAAGCGATGCGGGCCGCTTTGTCCGAACGGACAGCCGGGTTTTTGATCACCAACCCGGAAGACACCGGGATCTACAATTTCAATATCGATAAATATGTCCAGGCCGCCCACGATGCCGGCGCCCTGTGTGCCTACGACCAGGCCAATGCCAACGCTGTTCTGGGCATTGCCAGGGCCAGGGAATGCGGGTTCGATTTGTGCCACTTCAACCTGCACAAGACATTTTCAGCTCCCCATGGCTGTATGGGACCGGCACTGGGGGCGGCCGGCGTGACCGAAGCGTTGGAGAAGTTCCTGCCGGTGCCCAGGGTAACTTACGATGGGAAGACATATCACCTGGACGATGACCGGCCCCACAGCATCGGCCGGGTACGGTCGTTTATCGGGAACGTGCCGGTGGCGCTCAAGGCCTACGCCTGGATCAGGCAACTGGGGGGAGAGGGGCTGCGCGAGGTCGCCAGATGTTCGGTCCTGAACAGCAACTACCTTGAAAAGGAAGTTCGCCGGATTCCGGGCGTGACGGTTCACTATGCGGAAGGCCGGCGACGTCTGGAGCAGGTCCGGTTCAGTTGGGAGACGCTCAAGGAAGAGACCGGTGTGGGCACGGAAGACATCAAACGCCGGATCGCCGATTTCGGTCTGCAGCATTACTGGACCAGTCATCACCCATGGGTGGTTCCGGAACCGTTTACGCTGGAGCCCTGTGAATCCTATTCAAAAGCCGATATTGACGAGTATGCGGCGGTTCTCGCGAAAATTGCCCAAGAGGCTTACAACGACCCCGAATTTGTGAAAAATGCCCCCTATCGTTCAACCGTGCACAAGATTCCGGACCAGTACATCGACGAGGCGGATCGTATCGCCATTACCTGGCGACAATACCTGAAAAAGGGACTGAACCGGGTGCCGCATGAAGGCGACGAATAA
- a CDS encoding branched-chain amino acid ABC transporter permease codes for MKDEPGVGLSRLKSPNWYLPILMLVLLIGNPLVLDSTTYIQVSILVLWYACLTASWNFVGGFAGVLPLGHAAFAGIGAYTSTLLFMNWGITPWIGMLVGGVLAVLAALVIGIPTFKLHGAYYALSSIAVVEIIRIITENTQSIFGIQVNGTQGLLVPLKGHAPLYFQFGEKIYFYYIILAILILIVTIAYKINNSKLGYYLVAGGEDQEAAESLGINVTRCKLIALSLSAFFTAIAGTFYAQLVLYIFPQGIMALNLSFEIAFIAIIGGRGTLLGPVIGAMILVPIGEISRIYLSGSRFLGIHLMMYGAIIVVAMLYKPQGMMGSFEKWYWMLVDKLGGKSPNAG; via the coding sequence ATGAAAGACGAACCCGGCGTCGGGCTTTCCCGGCTGAAGAGCCCCAACTGGTATCTTCCCATTCTGATGCTGGTCCTATTGATCGGCAACCCCCTGGTCCTTGACAGCACCACCTACATCCAGGTGTCCATCCTGGTGCTCTGGTACGCCTGCCTCACCGCCAGTTGGAATTTTGTCGGTGGATTCGCCGGGGTGCTGCCCTTGGGGCATGCCGCATTTGCCGGCATCGGCGCCTATACCTCGACCCTCCTGTTCATGAACTGGGGAATCACGCCCTGGATCGGCATGCTGGTCGGCGGGGTGCTGGCCGTTCTGGCCGCACTGGTCATCGGTATACCCACCTTCAAGCTGCATGGCGCCTACTATGCGCTCAGTTCCATCGCCGTGGTGGAGATCATCAGGATCATCACGGAGAACACTCAGTCGATTTTCGGCATCCAGGTCAACGGCACCCAGGGCCTTCTGGTTCCGCTCAAAGGGCATGCACCCCTTTATTTCCAGTTCGGTGAAAAAATCTACTTTTACTACATCATCCTGGCCATCCTGATCCTGATTGTCACCATTGCCTATAAAATCAACAATTCCAAGCTGGGCTACTATCTGGTGGCCGGCGGCGAGGATCAGGAAGCGGCCGAATCACTGGGCATTAACGTCACGCGCTGCAAATTAATCGCACTTTCGCTGAGTGCCTTTTTCACGGCCATTGCGGGCACCTTTTACGCCCAGTTGGTGCTGTATATTTTTCCTCAGGGCATCATGGCCCTCAATCTCTCCTTCGAGATCGCATTTATTGCCATTATCGGCGGGCGGGGGACCCTGCTCGGACCGGTGATCGGTGCCATGATCCTGGTGCCGATCGGTGAAATTTCCCGGATTTATCTTTCGGGAAGCCGCTTTCTGGGCATCCACCTCATGATGTACGGTGCCATCATCGTTGTTGCCATGCTCTATAAACCCCAGGGAATGATGGGCAGTTTCGAAAAGTGGTACTGGATGCTGGTCGACAAACTGGGCGGCAAAAGCCCTAACGCCGGATAA